The Arachis ipaensis cultivar K30076 chromosome B07, Araip1.1, whole genome shotgun sequence genomic interval TTGCTTGCTTGGACTCTCTCGTCTTGGCCGTCCGACAGGAGCATCACGCTCGCTACAGGATTTCTCTCTCTCCGATCTTCCAAGACTTTCGTCGCTTTGCGGAGTGCCTCGCCGGCGTTGCCGTTTCCGCCTTGGCCAGCGACAAGGCGGTCGAGGATGCGGCGAGCCATGCGCTGTCCCTGAGGTGTCATTCTCCGCAACGGTAAGAGCCGTTTGGGCGACGCGGAGAAGGCCACGATCGAGAGCCTATCTGCGGGGCCGAGTGATGAGATAACCAAACGCATCGCTCTCTTCAGCATGAGCAGCTTCGCGCCGGTCATGGTTCCTCCAACGTCAAGAACCGTCACAAGATCTATCGGTGCTCGCTGTTGCGACATGTTCCGCACCGGAGTAAGCGGCGGTGGTGGCGGAGCCTTCACTTTGAGCACCAAAGCGTAGGTCTCGTGAGTTCTTGAGACGGAAATGACGGCACACTCCGGCATGAGCTTCACCTGAACGGTCCTGGAATCTGCCTCAATATTTTGAAACTCGTCAGAGTAGGATTTGACTGAGGAAGCAGAAGATTTTGGATTAACGAAGAATCCTTGAAATTCACCGGCATCGTCTTCGTCGTCTTCGTCTTCCGCTTTTTCATCAGCTTCAGGAATCGGAATAATCCTGCCGCCGGAGGTCGGAGAAAGGAGAGGTTCATCATCGTCGTAGAACCTAATCGACTCTGAATGCTTCTGTTGCTGAGGTGGCTCCACAGGGTTTGTGTTGAAAACTGAGGAATTGTTATTTTCTGTGGGATTCTTCATGTCGCTGGCATTCTGAGACTCTGAAGGGAGGTTCTTGTGCGCAGCAAGAAGTGGCACGTCTTTCCACGTAGCGTTGCAAACTGGGCACACAAGGCTACCTTGCTTGCGAACATGTGAAGCTATGCAAGGAAAGTGGAAAGCGTGGGCACATTCTGCAGTGTATATCGCAGTGCCTTGTCCCGTCTTCACGCTGTTCAAGCATATTCCGCAGCTACTCTGTTAAACGTGAAAAACAGCCAGAATTAAGAACCAAACGGTACAATAATTTTGAGTTTTGAATTTTTAACTTTGCATTGTACACAGTACACACCCTGAATTTGAAGCTGTTCTTGAATAGGGACAATTTGAGAGGGGAACGAGGTGAAGATGGATTTGAAGCTGCAAGCGTCTTGGGGGACTTGTTTGCTCTTGGCGTGCTTAATTTGCTTGCAACTCTGGGGCTCTCATTTGATGCAGCTGCTTCGGCGATTGTACGGCAACG includes:
- the LOC107606249 gene encoding uncharacterized protein LOC107606249 — translated: MGTGWRRAFCTRDPESTLSDNKHRRSSSPSPSPRSCGRLGFLSNPSTPRLHQQQSQSVSSPSLRCRTIAEAAASNESPRVASKLSTPRANKSPKTLAASNPSSPRSPLKLSLFKNSFKFRSSCGICLNSVKTGQGTAIYTAECAHAFHFPCIASHVRKQGSLVCPVCNATWKDVPLLAAHKNLPSESQNASDMKNPTENNNSSVFNTNPVEPPQQQKHSESIRFYDDDEPLLSPTSGGRIIPIPEADEKAEDEDDEDDAGEFQGFFVNPKSSASSVKSYSDEFQNIEADSRTVQVKLMPECAVISVSRTHETYALVLKVKAPPPPPLTPVRNMSQQRAPIDLVTVLDVGGTMTGAKLLMLKRAMRLVISSLGPADRLSIVAFSASPKRLLPLRRMTPQGQRMARRILDRLVAGQGGNGNAGEALRKATKVLEDRRERNPVASVMLLSDGQDERVQASNKSNQRKPSSHVSSTRFAHIEIPVHSSGFGTKSGYSNEPSEDAFAKRVGGLLSVVVQDLRVQLGVQCDSAEISAIYSCGGRPTLLSCGAVRLGDLYAEEERELLVELRVPVPAFTTRHVITVRCLYKDPASQEIVYGREQGLVVPPPQSTRCSSGARVEKLRNLFITTRAVAESRRLVDHGNDFTSAHHLLASARALILQSGSGSEYVRGLEAELAEIHWLKHQKVQMEQVQVQQQHMIAMQSRRRGGDHRDKETSFVDENGEPEIRTFGDGSF